The Maylandia zebra isolate NMK-2024a linkage group LG4, Mzebra_GT3a, whole genome shotgun sequence genome segment AGACTAGTGCCAAGACTTGCTCAAACCTGACTCAGGTGCTGGACAACTGGAAATTTGCTATTCTGACCCAAGTGAAAGACTTGCTGATCAATGACCACGCTTCAGTCCTTCCTGAATATAACAGGTGAGTTATATCAGCTTCTGATTAAACTGGATGTACACAGCAATGATAGCAGACAGACGAGTCTAAATGTTAAGTAAGAGTAACGTCAAACGTCCAGGAAAAACAACGCTCGGTGATGTCAGTGAACATTTGACTCGTCCTCAGGGTTTGTTGAAATAAAGACTTATGTAATCTGCTCTGTGCTGCACATGAATTGTCAGTGCCAGTAAAGCGATCAATGATTGCTGTTGTTCACATGAGGCCAGCTCTGCTTTGTAAATGACCTCAGTGTACTTACTGTGCCAAAATACAATAGTGAGTGTTTCATCATGCTCTGGCAGACATTACTCCAAGTCAGTGAACATTTCATCTGGTGATTAGATTCTGAACTGTGATTGCAACACTTAGGATCACAGTTCACCAGAACTTTTCCCAGTAAACATCTAAGGTCAGCCCATCTCTACTGGGCCAAAGCTCTGCTATGTTTTgcactttcatttttttcagggGACTTCCGACCTTTACGTCTGCTATCCTGATGTTTTCCGTCGACAGTGAGGCTGTTTCCACTTAACAGCATGTCGTGACTTTCCTGTTTATGCTGCCAATTAGACTTGGTTCTCTTCTTAGTTATGTTTTGCCAATAAACAAGGTTCCTGTTTCATGAACTTACAGTGCCAAAGTTCTTTGAATGGTCATTCTGATACTGAAACCATTTACTTTTCCACATGTCCTCTTTTATGTCCAGGATCCAACCTCTTTCAGATGCTCTGGGAGACCTCTACCGGCAGTTTAACACTTTAAAGGATGAGCTGGGAAAGTTTACCACAAAGCTCGACAGAATGGAGGCTTTCGTGGATGAGCTCAAGGACGGCAGATACGCCCTGCCTCAGCGGCCCGTACATAGGCTCCAACCGAGCTTTGGTCTTAGGTCTCCTCTGCGTGCACAGATGAGGGGTCCTGAAAGGAGGATAATCACTAGCCCAACACTGAGAAGGGCAAGGAGGAGAGGACCGCAGAGATCTTAAACATGTGGGCTTTTTTGTTTGGTATAAATGCAGATTTgttgaaaataaatgtttatatatttttcagaAGAAGAGGATTGTTTTATACTATTTCTTTGATGAGTATGGTCAAAAAAGCTAAATAAAGTGGctttaattaaactttattaaagcAAACTGTAGCCACCTGCTGTTACAAAATCACAATAAACCACAAGGTGGCAGCATTTATCAAATTATCTTCACTATATGCTGTTTTTTGGATGCATCAACGGGCTGGACTTAAAGTCAAATAAATGGCTAAACATGTAGTTAAGGAGTGTTATATATTACctcattatgatttttttttattactttaattAGCATTGCAAGCCATTGGTTTGTATTTGATTTGTTTATCCAAATACTTATTAAATTATAGATTCAGTGCAACTCCTTGAGTGTACTTGgagcatttatttttacagataGTATTTTACAATGTGTTATCGCTTCataatcacagcaacagtagCAGTGCTGCTATGCAAAATACGGCACCTCTTGAAACACGGAAACTTTCAGGTGGAGTAACTACCTTCGGAGAAGAACTTATGAACCACTGATCACTTCAACCAGGAAAGAATAGAACTGCAGAGCTACAGGATTACTTCAAAGAACTACttgttaaacaataaaataaagatgAAGATCACAATGTTCAAACTCTGGaggcaaaatatacaaaaaagttACAGGCCTACAACAAACACTGCTCGGCTTAGTTTCCTGTCAAAAGTTCTTGCTTATTCACAGGTCATTCCCCCAAATTTCTAACAGCCAGACGCATCGGTGGTCATACGTCCTTTTACACAAGTCTGTGGTGGTATTTGACTGACCAATAAACTACTGGGCAGATATTCAAAGGAGCATGTTTATCAAAGGggttcaaaaagaaaagaaaaacagtgactATCCATCCATTTCTCCTTTCTtgtcgctggagcctatcccagctgtcatagggcaagaggcagggtacaccctagacaggccagtctgtcacagggctaacacatagagacacagacaaccacTTGCATATtcacactaactgcatgtctttggacggtgggaggaagtgggagcggatgatctgatatcctcgtgttggtgttgttcccagaccatcatgaaaatgttgttccaggttcaacattgcaagtgaccaatcacattgttgtgacgttattcttttgcgtggcaagccattcgtgcatttatgaaattccaatgttgcaaggacaatatcaattctgcttactgtttattaaagggttacggttagggttagggtcagggtctgttgatcggcggacagaggcggtttcacgcagcttaagtacagttttttgttttatgccggtttttcccgaagtcgcaaaagtatgacgtcacaacattctgattggtcacttgtaatgttgatcctggaacaacattttcatgatggtctgggaacaacaccaacacgaggatatcagagcACCCACGCAAACTTGCTGtatggcaacagtgctaaccactgtgccaccatgCTGCCCAGTGAATATACCCTGCAATATGAGCAGGATGCTAGCTTTCAAAACCCTGCCCATGTGATTAATGATATTATATAACGATGTACATATGTCTGCTTATTGCCTGCTGAAACACCTTGACTGTTTTTCATTCACCCAACCTTTGGTATTCACCTTGATTAGCAGAACAAATAATAGCAATGACAGAATTGTGCTGTTAACAGAATCTTAATTCCAACAAATTGGATCAACAGTATATCCTGAattcaaatatatacatatataaaataaaacaggtctaaaatgaaaacacatttagatttattgtaaaaaaaaactcaaacatTTACAATATTTGAAATAAGTTAGATTTTGATCTAAATATGCAAATTCTTAGAGTTGAGTTGTGATCAAAAAGTTTTTAGTATTGAAGCCCCTCCTCCTCTGCTTACTCTATATAGGCCTCAGTCTCTTTTCATTATTCAGTTCAGCTCACCTCTCACCTGGACAGTAAAGAGAATACGCTATACTTTCAACATGCTGAGAACCTTCTGTACTCTTATTGCTCTAGCATGTAAGAGCGGCTACTGGTTCATTTTATAGTCTGTATTTAGAaacataaaactttatttaaatattaattaatttaaacattctttttttctctgacaGGTGTGGATGCTGCAAAAGTGTTGACCCAGACACCACCTGTCCACACAGTTTCTCCAGGAGACGAGGTTCTGCTCAAATGCAATGTTCAGAGAGATGAAGGCTATTATGTCAGCTGGTACAAACAGGTCCCTGGTTCTACTCCTCAGTATATTCTGAGATTTTATCATAGCCACAGTTCACCCAGCTTTGGAACAGGATTCTCCTCAGACCGATTTAATTCTAAAGCCTCATCAAACATTGATTATCAGTTAATCATCAAGCAAGCAGAAGCAGGAGACTCTGCTGTGTATTACTGTAGCACATGGGACAGCTCTGCTCAGGAGAGCGTATCACAGTGATTTACACTGTGACAAAAACCTCTGTACAGAATACTTCTGCTTTCAGAGGCTTTAACATTTTGTTAACAATGACTATGTGTCTGCTAGACATCCAACTGGATCATAGATAAGGTTAACATATATCAAGTGTCTTTGGGCTAGGAGACTTCAGAGAAAAATATCAAGAATATCAGAATATCCTACTCAATAACAGAGGACCAAAATGAGTATTTAAAATCTTCTTGCACATTGATTTTGCTGTTTACTGATTAccaaacatgttaaaataaaacaaaagggtTCAATGACTTTAACTGGACATTTAACTTTACTGTAgttagaataaataaaatgttgtgcTGTGTCACATTTGTAGACCTGGGACAGTTAAAGGCATGAGTGTCACTGGTTTAAAATGCTTATTTTAAACCTGCAACCTTCACACTCTGTTAGTAAAGCATCACCTCTCTactcctccttctctttttccCCAGAATGCACCTGCAGGTCTGAGCATCTAATTTATAACGTCAGGAAAGTTGTAAAAGAGAGTTATGGTCTTTCTAAAAGGAGATGTAACTGCCCCTGACTGGAAATGTTGTATTTCACTATACTTTGGTAATTCAGGGAATTAACTGAATACTGCTTTGGTTTTGTCCaagaataactttatttattatataagaAGCAGTAAACAATGTTCAGCTGTACAACTTTCGCAGCTCTGTTGTTGTCATACAAACATTTGATATGAAAAATGttgattttttaacatttagttGCCATTAATACTTAATCCTAATTTTTAAATGGCTAGTACACATAAAAGTCTGAGCTGCGATGAAATGACTGTTTAAGGtgcattttaatgttaaagaATCCAGTTTGCAGCAGAATTTTTTTGTGTGGCTGATCTGAATTTAGATACTATAAAACATCTCCTAATATAGATCCTTGGATTAAGCTGTTGTAGCTATTTTTACGTAACGTTTATGTTCAAcaataaatcagttttgtatTCCTGCTTTTTAAACAGATCCAAAGATTATGTGAAAATAGAAGTggcaaaaaattacaaaaactttCTTATTTGCAAATAAAACAACCACATAGAATGTATAGATTCACCTGACTACACACACTTTGTTATTTAACTTAACAGGAGATTAATCCCAACAAAATATGTCCTGAATTTAAATATattcataaataaaaataacattgcTGTAAACTGAAAACATATTTAGTAGACTTATCCTAAAAGTAaacatttatgacatttaaaataattttgagTTTGGTGTAAAACCCTAATTTCTAGTTGAGTTGTAATAGTACAGTTTTCAGTATtgaaactcctcctcctccactcctTAGTTATTAAAAGTCTCAGCCTCTCTTCATTGCTCAGTTTACCTCTCAGCTGGACAGCAAAGAGAATACACCGTACTTTCAACATGCTGGGGACCATCTCTACTATTATTGTTGCTTTAGCATGTAAGATAATCTTCTGGTTTATTTTATAGACTGCACTTTGAGAGTTAAAAACAGACTTACTGCAATTTTTTTCTCTGACAGGTGTGGATGCTGCAAAAGTGTTGACCCAGACACCACCTGTCCACACAGTTTCTCCAGGACAGGAGGTTCTGCTCAAATGCAACATTCAGAGACCTGAAAACTATTATGTCAGCTGGTACAAACAGGTCCCTGGTTCTACTCCTCAGTATATTCTGAAATTTTACCATGAGCACAGTTCACCCTACTTTGGAACAGGATTCTCCTCAGACCGATTTAACTCTAAAGCCTCATCAAACATTGATTATCAGTTTATCATTAAGCGAGCAGAAGCAGGAGACTCTGCTGTGTATTACTGTGGAACATGGGATAACTCTGCTAAGGAGAGCGTATCACAGTGATTTACACTGTGACAAAAACCTCTGTACAAAGTAATTCTGCTTTTAGAGTCTTTGACGTGTCATTTAGACTGTTTGTCAGCAGCtgccaataaaaacacaaatcatcAGACACGTCCATCCTCTACAAGTTGTTCAGATTATATGACATTATTGTATCTGTACACATTTTAATTATATTCAGGGATagcctttgttgttgtttttttcagaaataAATTTCTGTACTGACTCAGTCttatgctgtatatttaagTTTTTTACTGAATTGATTCTGTATGTTTTTGGATCATGTCCTTCGTGAATTTTCAGACTTCAGCCTCCCTCTTCTTGTCCTGACAGTCTTCCCTCCATGCAGTGCTGAGCTCCAGTCCAACAAAGCCTCTCTGGTCTGTCTGACCATCCAAACATCAGACtgggtgaagtgtctttgtgAAAACCATCAAGAATTCATAATGGCCCAATGAATAGTAGATGCCTGTGCAAGTAGGTTATATAGCTGATACAATTACTTATAAAGCTAGACAAGATGAAAAGAGAGCAAAATAATCTTTACCCACAGCTCCTCCACCTTTTGGTAATCTTAAATGACACCTCATGCTCATTCTCTCTTTAGCCTATAAAAACTGTCCAATATTGTTTGAAGTTACAAATCTGCTCTCATCTCACACTGACAACTGGCTGGTGATTCTCTGCACTCTCATCAAAGTTCTAGCATGTAAAGAATCTGATGTCCACTGCAGACTTATGCACAGATGAAGCTTAATCACATTGATTGAGGCtgtgaaaaaaaaccctaaattaGAGAcattacagttttaaaaaaatccaacatTACTCATCTCAAATCATTAAATCTCGAACAAAACATGTAATGGGATTACATTAGTGGTTGGAGGCAGATGGCATTTCTACTTTCTGCTAAGTATTTCTGTCAGAAATGGGATGACTCTGTAAGTTAACATGAACAGTGACTCAGACTGTGACAAAAACCTGAGATACACAACAACTTTCATGAGATCTGAAAAACATCAAACTATTTTCAGCTTTTATAAGTATTACACTAAGTAATCCTCACTTTTTGTTTAAGGTactgtttaatttttgtttaaattatCTACTTGATATCACTTGTTGAGAAACTTAAATCTATCTTTAAATTCTGAAAAGGGATCAAGTTAAAACACTGCAAAATCATCATGAAGGACATGAAAAGattgtaaaaattaaaaaaaagaagagacttCACATTACCAAGTCAAGTCAAGATGAGaaatatacatatgtatgtttAAGCTCCTCCTCCTGTTAGTCGtattaaaaggttccttcagcACCTCCTCTCTTCATCCTACAGAAGCTTTACAGCCACTTTAAAGTTACAAATTAGAAGTGCATTCTCAGCTCACACCGATAACATGCTGGCGACTCTCTGTGCTCTCATCACTGCTCTAACATGTAAACACTTTGACTTGCACACATATATACTAATGTCAGTGTGTTTCTCTTGACTCCGTGTCTTCTTGTTGTTTGCAGGTGTGAGTGGTGTGACAGTGGTTACACAGAAAACTGTGCTATCAGTGAGCAAAGGAGAGACAGCCACCATGGACTGTAACCTGGGGACTGTTACTGACCGGTCTGCTCGGTGGTATAAACAGATTCCAGGAGGAGTTCCTCAGTATGTGCTGTATTTTTATCATGGAAATACATCTCCAAGCTATGGCTCTGGGTTCTCCTCTCCAAAATTCACATCCACTCATCAGTCAACATCAGATTATCGTTTGATCATCAGCAATGTGGAGGAGggagactctgcagtctattactGTCAGACATGGGATGACTCTGCCAAAGAGCAGGTATCACAGTGATTTACATCATGACAAAAACCTCACTGTTACTTCTGCTTTTTGAGATTTACACATCCTGATAACAAAGACACTTTTGAAACTTTTTGAAACCAACTCACTAACGACAGATAATGtgttaataaacaataaattacTTTATTTTAATCAAGGGACTCTCAATTCGATTAACTATCTAACCTTCTATTACCACATGACTTTGACAGCATACATTCTGTTGACGTTCTCCCCAGAGAGAACCCAGAGCCAAGCATCAGCCATAAATGCTGATGCTTGGTATTTCTGTCAGACATGGGATGGCTCTGATTAAGACATACagacataaataaaatagaagcaAATATTTccgttgtgtgtgttttttggaaCACCTCTTTATATCATGTGTTGTTTTAAAGGAAGAATATCAACACTGTGACAAAAAACTAAATGAGagttaaataatttcccccagggatcaataaagtattctgattctgattctgattctgattctgattctgagagactctacagattttaaaaataaattctaacCATTTGaaatcattacatttttttgactttgactttttttttgttaatttgttgTTGTACTGTGCATTTAAAATATTGAGGTTAAAGCTGTGTAAATGctgaccccagcccagcagccagactcTAAACTTCAACAGATAATAaaagcagtgatgagcagtcagactGCAGCCTCcttttctacctgttcatgtttctaaacTAGAATCACAGTGACGACTGCTGATGGCTTTGAGTTCACACCTAAACACTAAGAGAAAAATCATGTGTGTGTTCTCCGTAGGATATGGATTTCTGTTGGTGTATGGGACTACAGTCTAGcctcaggtttatattgttcAGTAGCAATTATGAGACAATGAATTTCAGGCCATTTCATGGAGAAACGCAAAAGTAATGTAACTAGTGTAGAGAATTACTTTATACTGGGAATAATTCAGTCATGTGCATTATTTGTGCATTATCTTTAAGAATAGTAATGAGTAATGTATAAAACATTACTTTTTTTGAGTAATAACCCAACAATGATCACAGCAAAGAGGGGAAATACCTCTAACAAGTTCAAATGTTTGACCACACAGCGTGCAAATAATTTTCATGAATGTAATGTGTTTAATATGCTTTTCAGTGATGTTGGCGACTCTAGAAGCAAAGCCAGTGAGAATTCAGTGAGACTCAATAAAGAATCGAATTGATAAATAATATTGATAATCACTAAATCACTAAATTCTTATCAAGTCCCATCCCTACTTTgtgctgtatttttattatAGCTATATTTTTCTTTATGGGTTTGGCTTCTCCTCTCCAATATTCACATGTACTCATCCGTCAACATCAGATTAGCATTTTGATCAACAATATATGGGGAAGTGACACTGACAGTGAAAGTTGGTCTCAATTGGATGTTTCAGTTCCTCTCCCCTCATCACTTACAGTCAGGAGGTTTTTGTACAGCCATGTATACAAACTGAATCACTGTGGTATTCGGACAAGGCACCAAGCTGATTGTGACAAGTAAGTGCTTTTAAACTGATCATGAAACAGGAGGTATTTTGTGTTTATGCTTAGATTCTCTAATTTTCTCATTTCTCATATACTTAGATTTTtctttagactttttttttgctgtttcatGCAGTCTGCAAGCTACAGAGTTGATCACACGTTGTAATGTGACTTAAGTTCTTCATTAGTGCACAGACACAGATATTGAACTTGATTATTCTTAAAAAAAGGTTTGTATTATCTGCCTctcagaaaacattttttaaataatattttctgGAAATTATTCCATGTTCTCTCAGTAGTAACAAACATTTGACCAAAGGTGGAAAACTGACTATAATTGAACAATCTGGCCTTAACCTTAGTGTTGCTTGGTTTTAGAATTAAACCCATTTTGTCTGCAGTTTGTCATAGTTggtattattttttcatctgtgtgaaaaaaaacaacaattttctgatttaaaaaaaaatctatttttttgtTCTGCTTTAGATGACTATTCCTTCTTCTTTGCAGATGTCATTGTCTTTTATGCGAGTTGTTTATTTTAGGATAAATATCATCTTCATCCAATATCTCAGGCCTGATGATGATGTTGTAAGACATAGCTTTTATGTATTTTGGAGAAGTTATTTTAGCTATTTTGGGAGTTAAAGTATAGTATTTTTTCATACATTACTTTATATTGatccagtttttatttattcattttattgttgttgttgttgttgttgttgttgttgttgttgttgttgttgttgttgttgttgttgttgttgttgttgttgttgttgttgttgttgttgtttttaaaatggtttTCATCTATTTTCAGGCTCCAGCCTCCCTCCTCCTGTCCTGACAGTCTTCCCTCCGTCCAGTGCTGAGCTCCAGTCCGACACAGCTTCTCTGGTCTGTCTGTCCAGTCAGTCTGTGCCTTTTGCAGATGTGAGCTGGTTGGCTGGTGGGAGTCCAGTGAGCAGTGGGATCTCTACCAGCACTGCTGTTCAGAGACCAGACCAGACTTACCAAATCAGCAGCTCTCTGACCATCCAGACATCAGACTGGAACATGGATAAGGTTTATACATGTAAAGTGTCTTTGGGCTCACAGACTTCAGAGAAAACCATCAGCAAATCAACCTGTAGCACTGACTAGCAGACGGGTCAGAATCAGCATTTAAAGTCTGCTCTTCAATCCTTTTGGTATTTTTTTGTGCCTGTGTACATGTAAGAAAATACTAGCAGTTAATGTTTGCTATGCATTTATTCTGcaaaatgttaataaaaaatattgCAAGTGAACATTGGAggcaatgtagcattttcttcttctgccaGTTTGAATTTCCTCAACTCTTCTGTATGTCCATGTGCTAGTGTGTGCATGTCCATAAGTTCTTTACTTGTGGGGAGGTTATCATAGCTTCATGTTAGTCTCCAAACTTCCacctcaaaaaacaaaagtaaaaaaattctCTGATCATATATAGAGAATTGGAGTGCCTGAAAAGATAATTAATATTTTACATTCTGGTTTAAGTTTCCTGCAATAAAAGTGGTTTgaaaagacccccccccccctccaaaatGAGTAGTAACTGAAACTATCTACACCTCCCCCTCTGTCTTCCAGGATGCACCTGGAGGCTTCTTCTCTGAATTTAGAGTATTATGCAAATCAAGTCCTAAGTGAGAGGGGACTGTCcctgactggaaaaaaaaaaagtgaaccttttcattattttacaaaTAACCACTGTTGCTTTTAAACCTGGCTCATCTACCAAAAAAGGAGAAATCCTTTGTGATGATAAAATAATagaccatgaaaaaaaaaaaatatatgtatatatatatatatatatattgtcagTGTGAAGGCTCAAAGatgttaaatggtaaataaCTTTTCAGATAATATAAGAGTCAAAAGTTAAAGTCACTGATGCTGAAAGTCAAATAAATAAGTTGGTAagtaaataagaaagaaaata includes the following:
- the LOC143418378 gene encoding uncharacterized protein LOC143418378 isoform X1 — translated: MRTTRMKLALIMLCMISACGAQKSKQETSRWKPKAVQTSAKTCSNLTQVLDNWKFAILTQVKDLLINDHASVLPEYNRIQPLSDALGDLYRQFNTLKDELGKFTTKLDRMEAFVDELKDGRYALPQRPVHRLQPSFGLRSPLRAQMRGPERRIITSPTLRRARRRGPQRS
- the LOC143418378 gene encoding uncharacterized protein LOC143418378 isoform X2, producing the protein MRTTRMKLALIMLCMISACGAQKSKQETSRWKPKVQTSAKTCSNLTQVLDNWKFAILTQVKDLLINDHASVLPEYNRIQPLSDALGDLYRQFNTLKDELGKFTTKLDRMEAFVDELKDGRYALPQRPVHRLQPSFGLRSPLRAQMRGPERRIITSPTLRRARRRGPQRS
- the LOC105941094 gene encoding immunoglobulin lambda-1 light chain; the protein is MLGTISTIIVALACVDAAKVLTQTPPVHTVSPGQEVLLKCNIQRPENYYVSWYKQVPGSTPQYILKFYHEHSSPYFGTGFSSDRFNSKASSNIDYQFIIKRAEAGDSAVYYCGTWDNSAKESVFGQGTKLIVTSSSLPPPVLTVFPPSSAELQSDTASLVCLSSQSVPFADVSWLAGGSPVSSGISTSTAVQRPDQTYQISSSLTIQTSDWNMDKVYTCKVSLGSQTSEKTISKSTCSTD